In a single window of the Bufo bufo chromosome 5, aBufBuf1.1, whole genome shotgun sequence genome:
- the LOC121000838 gene encoding oocyte zinc finger protein XlCOF8.4-like isoform X3, with protein MDGDGDKMAERILDLTLEILFLLTGEDYSTVKKTSSNLIHEKNNEKILEVVHKMMELLTGEVPIRCQDVAVYFSMEECEYLEGHKGLYKDVKMEEDQPLTSPERSSQRTTPERCPHFLLPQDGQILYQDEDLRNINATETDVRGDEEYKEDIPTETDVRGDDQCKEDSPTDKSPGHRQHIYTGRLS; from the exons ATGGATGGAGAcggggacaagatggcggagaggaTATTAGATCTTACCCTAGAGATACTCTTcctgcttactggagag GATTACTCCACAGTGAAGAAGACGTCTAGTAATCTGATACATGAGAAGAACAATGAGAAGATCCTAGAAGTcgtccacaagatgatggagctgctgactggagag gttcctataaggtgtcaggatgtcgctgtctatttctccatggaggagtgtgagtatttagaaggacacaagggtCTGTACAAGGACGTCAAGATGGAGGAAGACCAGCCCCTCACATCTCCAG agagatccagtcagaggacaacaccagagagatgtccgcaTTTTCTCCTTCCACAGGATGGTCAG ATTTTATATCAGGATGAAGATCTGCGCAATATTAatgctacagagacagatgtgaggggtgatgaggaatacaaggaggacattcctacagagacagatgtgaggggcgatgaccAGTGTAAGGAGGACAGTCCTACAGATAAGagcccag GTcatcggcagcacatttacacgggcagattgtCGTGA